From one Atribacterota bacterium genomic stretch:
- a CDS encoding V-type ATP synthase subunit F produces the protein MKIFLISDNTHTLAGMRLAGVEGIVVHEREEILRELEKIKGKKDLGILLITELLLEKVQSEINEMKLSRNLPIIVEIPDRHGSRRLPDFLTRYIRESIGLKI, from the coding sequence ATGAAAATCTTTTTAATTAGTGATAATACCCATACCCTGGCAGGAATGAGACTAGCAGGTGTTGAAGGAATAGTAGTTCATGAAAGGGAAGAGATATTAAGAGAATTAGAAAAGATTAAGGGGAAAAAGGATTTAGGAATTTTACTTATTACAGAATTATTGCTAGAGAAGGTACAATCGGAAATTAACGAGATGAAACTATCCAGAAATCTTCCTATCATTGTAGAGATTCCTGACCGGCATGGAAGTAGGCGTTTACCTGACTTCTTAACCAGATATATAAGAGAATCCATAGGACTCAAGATTTGA
- a CDS encoding ATP synthase subunit C has protein sequence MYIILFIAMTISGLTIAAGFYLLLKKDNNNLLRIRKLVKMSVVTYVILVASFLFFLIPNMASAQSSPDPSSGMGFLAAALSTGLATIGAGYAVGAVGSSALGAVSEDPNILGKTLIFVGLAEGIAIYGLIVSIMILGRL, from the coding sequence ATGTATATAATACTATTTATCGCAATGACTATATCAGGTTTAACTATAGCAGCTGGATTTTACCTCTTATTAAAGAAGGATAATAATAATCTGCTTAGAATTAGAAAATTAGTTAAAATGTCTGTGGTAACTTATGTTATTCTGGTAGCGAGTTTTCTCTTTTTCTTAATTCCGAATATGGCTAGTGCTCAATCTTCACCAGATCCCTCGTCAGGGATGGGGTTTTTAGCAGCCGCACTTTCAACCGGATTAGCTACTATTGGAGCAGGTTATGCAGTGGGTGCAGTAGGCTCTTCTGCCCTTGGAGCTGTTTCAGAAGATCCCAATATTTTGGGAAAAACCTTAATATTTGTGGGTTTAGCTGAAGGTATTGCTATTTATGGCTTAATTGTCTCTATTATGATATTAGGAAGATTATAA